The nucleotide window GCAGGCCTGGTATTTACTGTATTGCAAACGCGGGCAACTTCAGCGCGCACAGGAACATCTGGAACGTCAGTCTGTAAACTGCCTGACACCCGTGATCACGCTTGAAAAAATGCAGCGTGGGAAGCGTACCACCGTCAGTGAACCTCTGTTCCCGAACTACCTGTTCGTCGAATTCGACCCGGAAGTGATCCATACCACCACCATTAGCGCAACGCGCGGTGTCAGCCACTTCGTACGTTTTGGTACTCACCCGGCAACCGTCCCGTCGACGGTCATTCATCAGCTTTCGGTTTACCAACAACCCGAGAATATCACCGACCCGGAAACCCCTTTCGCGGGCGATTGCGTGGTGATCACTGAAGGCTCCTTCGAAGGATTGCAGGCAATTTTCTCCGAACCTGACGGCGAAACACGCTCCATACTGTTGCTCAATCTGTTGAATAAACAGGTGCTGCAGAGCATTAAAAACACCGGGTTCCGCAAAGTTTAAACGTTTACTCCGAACAGGCGACGCACGTTGTCATTCGTCTGCGCCGCCAGCCAGTGCGGCTCTTCTCCACGCCAGTGCGCCACTTTCTCAACAATATGCCCCAGATACGCTGGTTCATTACGACGCGAAGCGGGCTTCGGTGAGAGATCACGTGGCAGCAGATACGGTGCATCCGTTTCTA belongs to Enterobacter cloacae and includes:
- the rfaH gene encoding transcription antitermination protein RfaH, with translation MQAWYLLYCKRGQLQRAQEHLERQSVNCLTPVITLEKMQRGKRTTVSEPLFPNYLFVEFDPEVIHTTTISATRGVSHFVRFGTHPATVPSTVIHQLSVYQQPENITDPETPFAGDCVVITEGSFEGLQAIFSEPDGETRSILLLNLLNKQVLQSIKNTGFRKV